From Halotia branconii CENA392, the proteins below share one genomic window:
- the hpsJ-B gene encoding hormogonium polysaccharide biosynthesis protein HpsJ, protein MTKRFTSFNAALTLKVVGIILILSFLLDFLILLLPFQPTDRAWQINLATALVDRGIVPLVGLGMLFVGYWMNEATSDSDRPQAVDLRFPALILSSVLGLIFLLIFPLHLNNVRQASAQTVNQINQDAEQAENQLKNQLSQFQAQLNNDQGKAQLEQLRNQARAQFSELLKDDQKYQQALNNPQIPQAQKELLKKFKANPQELDKFIAQQTDPQGLANQRLSQIRQRKEEAQKQAKDNAWKSGLRIGISSLLLSIGYIIIGWTGLRGVGGLQSSGRKATAR, encoded by the coding sequence ATGACTAAACGTTTTACCTCTTTTAACGCTGCTCTCACACTAAAAGTGGTGGGAATCATCTTAATTTTGTCCTTTTTGCTTGACTTTTTGATTCTATTATTGCCTTTCCAGCCAACTGATAGAGCATGGCAAATCAATCTAGCAACTGCACTAGTGGATAGAGGAATTGTGCCTCTGGTAGGTTTGGGAATGTTGTTCGTTGGCTATTGGATGAATGAAGCTACTAGTGATAGCGATCGCCCACAAGCTGTAGACTTAAGATTTCCCGCCTTGATACTATCCAGTGTTTTGGGTTTAATTTTCTTGCTGATTTTTCCTCTGCACCTCAACAATGTCCGTCAAGCTAGCGCTCAAACGGTAAATCAAATTAACCAAGATGCTGAACAGGCAGAAAACCAGCTGAAAAACCAATTATCTCAATTTCAAGCCCAACTCAACAACGACCAAGGAAAAGCTCAGTTAGAACAGTTGCGGAACCAAGCGAGAGCTCAGTTTAGTGAACTGCTCAAAGACGATCAAAAATATCAACAAGCACTTAATAACCCTCAAATTCCGCAAGCGCAGAAAGAATTACTTAAGAAATTTAAAGCAAATCCCCAAGAACTTGACAAGTTTATTGCCCAACAAACAGATCCTCAAGGATTGGCAAATCAAAGATTGAGCCAAATTCGCCAGCGCAAGGAAGAAGCTCAAAAACAAGCTAAAGACAACGCTTGGAAATCTGGTTTACGGATTGGTATTAGCAGTTTACTGTTATCTATCGGTTACATTATTATCGGCTGGACAGGGTTACGTGGTGTGGGTGGCTTACAAAGTAGTGGACGTAAAGCAACTGCACGTTAA
- a CDS encoding glycosyltransferase family 2 protein, with the protein MFSIYILTYNEELDIAACIESAMLSDDIIVVDSCSSDRTVEIASRYPIRVVQHPFKSHGQQRTWMLESIPPKYEWVYILEADERMTPELFAECVQASQNPDYIGYYVAERVMFMNHWIRYSTQYPRYQMRLFRHGKVWFTDYGHTEREVCEGVTSFLKETYPHYTSSKGLSRWIEKHNRYSTDEAKETLYQLQQGKVNWRDLFLGKSEVERRRALKDLSLRLPARPLLRFLYMYFILGGCLDGRAGMAWCTLQAFYEYLILLKVWEMQHLPTPNLEAKISPDMEIPNTASTTTKVDAV; encoded by the coding sequence ATGTTCTCAATTTACATACTCACATATAACGAAGAACTAGATATTGCTGCTTGTATTGAATCGGCAATGCTATCAGATGACATTATAGTTGTGGATTCATGCAGTAGCGATCGCACTGTAGAAATTGCCAGCCGTTATCCTATCCGCGTCGTCCAACATCCTTTTAAAAGTCACGGACAACAACGTACTTGGATGTTAGAATCTATACCTCCTAAATATGAGTGGGTTTATATTCTCGAAGCCGATGAACGCATGACACCAGAATTATTTGCTGAATGTGTACAGGCAAGTCAAAATCCAGATTATATTGGCTACTACGTTGCTGAACGCGTAATGTTTATGAATCATTGGATTCGTTACAGTACCCAATATCCCCGTTACCAAATGCGTTTGTTCCGTCATGGTAAAGTTTGGTTTACAGACTACGGTCATACTGAACGGGAAGTTTGTGAAGGTGTCACCAGTTTCTTAAAGGAAACCTATCCTCATTACACTTCTAGCAAAGGTTTAAGTCGCTGGATTGAAAAACATAACCGTTATTCCACGGATGAAGCCAAGGAAACTTTATATCAATTACAACAAGGTAAAGTTAACTGGCGAGATTTGTTCTTAGGCAAGTCGGAAGTTGAAAGACGACGCGCCCTCAAGGATTTGTCGTTGCGTTTACCCGCTAGACCTTTACTACGCTTTTTATATATGTATTTTATTTTAGGTGGTTGTCTCGATGGACGTGCTGGTATGGCTTGGTGTACATTGCAGGCATTTTATGAATACCTGATTTTGCTGAAAGTTTGGGAAATGCAGCATCTACCCACCCCCAATTTAGAAGCAAAAATATCTCCAGATATGGAAATACCTAACACAGCTTCCACAACCACAAAAGTTGATGCAGTTTAA
- a CDS encoding DUF502 domain-containing protein — protein MSTNNKRSTSLEKENTGLGINRLKQDLKNDLIAGLLVIIPLATTIWLTITIASWVINFLTQVPKQLNPFDGLHPILVNLLNLAVGLAVPLLSILLIGLMARNIAGRWLLDFGERLLQAIPLAGQVYKTLKQLLETLLKDSNNRFRRVILVEYPRREMWAIAFVTGAVGSDIQAQMSRPMLSIFVPTTPNPTTGWYAIVPEDEVVNLSMSVEDAFKVVVSGGIVSPNASLPSLMISKDHNLETPTLQTKRPSVPVEETST, from the coding sequence ATGAGTACCAATAACAAACGTTCCACTAGCCTAGAAAAGGAGAATACGGGCTTGGGAATTAACCGCTTAAAACAGGATTTAAAAAATGACCTGATTGCTGGTTTGTTGGTGATAATTCCGCTAGCAACCACTATCTGGCTAACGATTACTATTGCCAGTTGGGTCATTAATTTCCTCACTCAAGTTCCCAAACAACTTAATCCCTTTGATGGGTTACACCCTATATTAGTAAATCTACTTAATTTAGCAGTGGGACTGGCTGTACCACTACTGAGTATTTTGTTAATTGGGTTAATGGCTCGGAATATTGCTGGGCGCTGGTTATTAGATTTTGGGGAACGGTTATTGCAGGCGATTCCCTTAGCTGGACAGGTATACAAAACTCTAAAACAACTTTTAGAAACATTACTAAAAGATTCCAATAATAGGTTTCGTCGGGTAATTTTAGTAGAATATCCCCGGCGCGAAATGTGGGCGATCGCTTTTGTCACTGGTGCAGTTGGTAGTGATATTCAAGCTCAAATGTCTCGCCCCATGCTGAGTATTTTTGTTCCCACCACCCCAAACCCAACTACAGGATGGTATGCGATCGTTCCAGAGGACGAAGTAGTAAACCTATCAATGTCGGTAGAAGACGCTTTTAAGGTAGTAGTTTCTGGCGGTATTGTATCTCCAAACGCTTCCCTGCCTTCCTTAATGATTTCTAAAGACCATAATTTGGAAACACCAACCCTACAAACCAAGCGCCCAAGTGTTCCTGTAGAAGAAACTTCAACTTAA
- a CDS encoding pilus assembly FimT family protein encodes MANKRANTYNQSDAGFSLVEVIVVVLMIGILAAIAAPSWSAFVSRQRVSKANDAVLGALQSAQTEAKKKKLSYSVSFKVENNLPKFVIHEGTSTPLSSDIRWKTLGEDMAFQPRQVFLYTNIDAYNTKNTTGNIVNTATGTGTITFDYMGILAPKASGSADIPLKIMVAAPKPGTTQASGLKRCVIVDTLLGGMRTYKDSDCN; translated from the coding sequence TTGGCAAATAAACGCGCCAATACTTACAATCAATCAGATGCCGGATTTAGCTTGGTAGAAGTCATAGTAGTAGTGCTGATGATTGGAATTTTAGCAGCGATCGCGGCTCCTAGCTGGTCAGCGTTTGTCAGCCGACAGCGAGTGAGTAAGGCTAATGATGCCGTTTTAGGAGCGCTACAGTCAGCACAGACAGAAGCTAAAAAGAAAAAACTTAGCTACAGCGTCAGTTTTAAAGTTGAAAATAATCTTCCCAAGTTCGTTATACATGAGGGTACTTCTACACCTTTATCTTCAGATATTCGGTGGAAGACTTTAGGTGAAGATATGGCATTTCAGCCAAGGCAAGTTTTTTTGTATACAAATATTGATGCTTACAACACAAAAAATACTACTGGTAACATAGTTAATACTGCAACTGGAACTGGTACGATTACCTTTGACTACATGGGTATTTTAGCTCCTAAAGCTAGCGGAAGTGCCGATATTCCTTTAAAAATTATGGTAGCTGCACCTAAACCAGGAACTACTCAAGCTAGTGGATTGAAACGCTGTGTCATAGTAGACACTCTTCTTGGAGGAATGCGAACATATAAAGACAGTGATTGCAATTAA
- the hpsE gene encoding hormogonium polysaccharide biosynthesis glycosyltransferase HpsE, whose product MNELDFTVAIPTYNGAKRFPQVLDRLLTQTGLENIYWEIIIVDNNSSDDTFEVVQNYQEKYKFNSNFQLRYCLETEQGITFARLRAVNEAKGKFIAFLDDDNLPAPDWVLQSYIFGQEHPQAGAWSGQIHGAYEVKPPENFSRIQAFLAIREHGQKSYLFDADKLILPPGAALVIRKQAWCESVPQQLSLKGRIGKLMVSGDDLEILLHLHKSGWEIWYNPAMHVDHQIPHWRLEKDYLMNLARGCGLCIFQLRLINAKNWQKPILVCKTILGNFRRILHHRVKYRGQLENNIIALFEIEFYLSSMLSPFYSLMFYFNQLAVNNINIKND is encoded by the coding sequence ATGAACGAACTAGATTTTACAGTTGCCATTCCCACATATAATGGAGCAAAACGTTTTCCTCAAGTTTTAGATCGGCTTTTGACACAGACGGGATTAGAAAACATTTATTGGGAAATCATTATTGTTGATAATAATAGTTCTGATGATACATTTGAAGTAGTTCAGAATTATCAGGAAAAATATAAATTTAATAGCAATTTTCAATTAAGGTACTGCTTAGAAACAGAACAAGGAATAACCTTTGCACGTCTCCGGGCTGTCAACGAGGCCAAAGGAAAGTTTATTGCCTTTTTAGACGACGATAATCTACCTGCACCAGACTGGGTTTTACAGTCTTACATTTTTGGTCAAGAACATCCCCAGGCTGGTGCTTGGAGTGGTCAAATCCACGGTGCTTATGAAGTAAAACCGCCAGAAAATTTTTCTCGAATCCAGGCTTTTTTAGCTATTAGAGAACATGGACAAAAATCATATTTATTTGATGCAGATAAATTAATCCTTCCTCCTGGTGCTGCATTGGTGATTCGCAAGCAAGCTTGGTGTGAAAGTGTACCTCAACAATTAAGCTTGAAGGGTAGAATCGGTAAGTTAATGGTTAGTGGAGATGACTTAGAAATACTCCTGCATCTACACAAATCCGGTTGGGAAATTTGGTATAACCCTGCAATGCATGTTGATCATCAAATACCACATTGGCGATTAGAAAAAGATTATTTAATGAATCTAGCGCGTGGATGTGGTTTGTGCATTTTTCAATTACGCTTAATCAACGCAAAAAACTGGCAAAAACCAATACTTGTTTGCAAAACTATTTTAGGTAATTTTCGCCGAATTTTACATCATCGCGTTAAATATAGAGGACAATTAGAAAACAATATCATTGCACTGTTTGAAATTGAGTTTTATTTGAGTAGTATGTTAAGTCCTTTTTATTCATTGATGTTCTATTTCAATCAGCTTGCAGTCAACAATATAAATATAAAAAATGACTGA
- a CDS encoding glycosyltransferase translates to MTDSSQKLPKISVVIPAYNSEKTIKATIDSVLNQTFIDFELIIINDGSQDSTLDIISQIQDSRIKIFSFENAGGNVSRNRGLHQSVGEFVSFLDADDLWTSDKLASQLQALQENIDAKVAYSWTDYIDENGDFLYSGTHDTFNGDVYEKLLVNNFLENGSNPLIYREALIKLNGFDESLKAAQDWDMWLRLAAKYNFVGVPSVHILYRVSANSLSTNLVRQEQACLQVLEHGCKLRPSINKNIWHLSLANLYKYLTCKALQQPYNRRKGVIAAIFLWKYFINDASRLQRISFTLKLLFKTVIILVLPATFSTALLTNLKTESKSLELSSTSG, encoded by the coding sequence ATGACTGATTCAAGCCAAAAATTACCAAAAATTTCTGTTGTAATTCCTGCTTACAATAGTGAAAAAACCATTAAAGCAACAATAGATTCTGTCTTAAACCAAACGTTTATAGATTTTGAATTAATTATCATTAACGATGGTTCACAAGACTCAACTTTAGATATTATCTCGCAAATTCAAGATTCCCGGATAAAAATATTTTCTTTTGAAAACGCTGGTGGAAACGTCAGCCGTAACCGTGGGCTACATCAATCAGTTGGGGAATTTGTGAGTTTTTTAGATGCAGATGATCTTTGGACATCTGATAAACTAGCAAGTCAATTACAGGCTTTGCAAGAAAATATAGATGCTAAAGTTGCTTATAGCTGGACTGATTATATCGATGAAAATGGTGATTTTTTATATTCAGGTACACATGACACTTTCAATGGAGATGTTTATGAAAAATTGCTAGTAAATAACTTTTTAGAAAATGGTTCTAATCCTTTGATTTATCGAGAAGCTTTAATTAAATTGAACGGATTTGATGAATCACTCAAAGCTGCTCAAGATTGGGATATGTGGTTACGATTAGCTGCTAAATATAATTTCGTAGGTGTACCATCTGTACATATTTTGTATCGAGTCAGTGCTAATTCATTGTCTACTAATCTTGTCAGGCAAGAACAAGCTTGTCTGCAAGTGCTTGAACATGGCTGTAAATTAAGACCATCAATAAATAAAAATATTTGGCATTTAAGTCTAGCAAATCTTTATAAATATCTAACTTGCAAAGCTTTACAACAACCATATAATCGTCGTAAAGGTGTAATTGCTGCCATATTTTTATGGAAGTATTTTATCAACGATGCTTCGAGACTTCAACGGATAAGTTTTACCTTGAAGTTGTTATTTAAAACTGTTATTATTCTTGTTTTACCTGCTACTTTTTCTACAGCATTACTCACAAACTTAAAAACAGAATCTAAGTCACTTGAGCTGTCCTCAACATCTGGGTGA
- the hpsB gene encoding hormogonium polysaccharide secretion pseudopilin HpsB, which translates to MNSHPLQKLSSVKSSESGFTIIESLVAILVATILLAAIAPILVMSTATRVQARRVELATEAAKSFIDAIKSKTVSDPTITTTLAASTTRTVSSSTSDYLISGAAVPTATTGLYCFNKNSSIANPDCTSDLFYIQAIRLAVSGSNPDQGQGYRLGIRVYRSDAFIGSAPLTSSSTGKKAATFTGALGDRKAPLVEMTTEIVRGQSSYSSLCGRLGGCR; encoded by the coding sequence ATGAACTCACATCCACTACAAAAATTATCTTCTGTCAAGTCCAGCGAGTCTGGTTTTACCATTATTGAGTCGCTGGTGGCGATCCTTGTGGCTACTATTTTGCTAGCTGCGATCGCACCTATTCTAGTTATGTCAACAGCAACCCGTGTGCAAGCTAGACGCGTTGAATTAGCAACAGAAGCAGCTAAATCCTTCATTGATGCTATTAAGTCTAAAACAGTTTCAGATCCAACGATCACCACCACACTAGCTGCTAGTACAACTAGAACAGTATCAAGCTCAACCAGTGACTATTTAATTAGTGGTGCGGCGGTTCCCACAGCTACAACTGGTTTGTATTGCTTTAACAAAAATAGCAGCATCGCTAATCCCGACTGTACCAGCGATCTGTTTTATATTCAGGCTATTCGGCTAGCAGTTTCAGGTAGCAACCCTGATCAAGGTCAAGGCTATCGTTTGGGAATTAGGGTATATCGTTCAGATGCCTTCATCGGTTCTGCTCCTCTAACATCTAGTAGCACTGGAAAAAAAGCAGCAACATTTACTGGGGCATTAGGCGATCGCAAAGCACCGCTAGTAGAAATGACAACCGAAATTGTTAGAGGTCAAAGCTCTTATAGCTCTTTGTGCGGTCGTCTTGGTGGTTGTCGTTAA
- a CDS encoding prepilin-type N-terminal cleavage/methylation domain-containing protein, with product MDVNKSVQKQYLINKNKCFKNHSNSGFTLVEMLVVVMIIGILGALAVPNWLAFVNVQSLNTAQNQVYLAMRQAQSQATKEKLTWQVSFREQNGVIQWAVHPATVNPSAAKWNNLDSNVRLDSETTLQLSNGIRKAQFDYKGNVNVFRRITLSSKYGGKVKRCVYISTLLGAMRTAKEHTRANSDGDYCY from the coding sequence ATGGACGTAAATAAGTCTGTACAGAAACAATATTTAATTAATAAAAACAAATGTTTTAAAAATCACTCTAATAGCGGTTTCACGTTAGTAGAGATGTTAGTAGTTGTGATGATAATTGGTATATTAGGCGCTTTGGCAGTACCTAATTGGCTGGCTTTCGTTAATGTTCAGTCTCTCAACACTGCACAAAATCAAGTTTATCTTGCTATGCGTCAAGCCCAAAGCCAAGCTACTAAAGAAAAATTAACTTGGCAAGTTAGTTTTCGTGAACAAAATGGCGTTATTCAATGGGCAGTTCATCCTGCTACAGTTAATCCATCTGCTGCTAAATGGAATAACCTAGATTCCAACGTGCGCTTAGATTCTGAGACAACTTTGCAATTGTCAAATGGAATACGCAAAGCTCAATTTGACTACAAAGGTAATGTTAATGTGTTCAGACGAATCACGTTATCTAGCAAATATGGTGGTAAAGTTAAACGTTGTGTCTATATCTCCACACTTTTAGGCGCAATGCGAACCGCAAAAGAGCATACTAGAGCTAATAGTGACGGTGACTATTGCTATTAA
- the hpsC gene encoding hormogonium polysaccharide secretion pseudopilin HpsC encodes MNILRWLLNVQLKISQKQNKNSGFTLIELLVALILAFLVITPLLGFMISVLNTDRQEQAKVTSEQEIKSALDYIARDLQQALYIYDDTTTTTGIVSKIPAVTDGAPVLVFWKREFAKESAETKNSGGVVQFKDDSFVYSLVAYYLIKDTNTTWSQAARIARWQIKDGVTNATGRSDCPGFTASTDEKYSQCPDKGFKPFDLSAKDKTLKQKMDSWTNSLAAGENYTQVPVVLVDFIDQTTTTQGAPGTTCSTGFTTIASGVRTGFYACVKSPSADTDNRSTAEVYLRGNAQARLIQNDETKIRYAQNKSSYFPSGNIKVQGRSFVFTK; translated from the coding sequence ATGAATATACTCAGATGGCTGTTAAATGTTCAGTTAAAAATCTCTCAAAAGCAAAATAAAAATAGTGGTTTTACTTTAATTGAATTACTCGTAGCTTTAATTTTGGCATTTCTTGTAATCACGCCGTTATTAGGTTTTATGATTAGTGTTTTAAACACTGACCGCCAAGAACAAGCAAAAGTCACCTCTGAGCAAGAAATTAAATCAGCACTTGATTATATAGCTCGTGATTTGCAACAAGCATTATACATATATGATGATACGACTACTACCACAGGTATCGTTTCCAAAATTCCTGCGGTAACAGATGGCGCTCCAGTTTTAGTATTTTGGAAGCGAGAATTTGCCAAAGAATCTGCTGAGACAAAAAATTCTGGCGGTGTGGTTCAATTTAAAGATGATTCTTTTGTGTATTCATTGGTAGCTTACTATTTAATTAAAGACACTAATACTACTTGGTCTCAAGCTGCCCGTATTGCCAGATGGCAAATTAAAGATGGTGTTACAAATGCTACTGGTAGAAGCGATTGTCCGGGATTTACTGCTTCAACTGACGAAAAATATAGCCAATGTCCAGATAAAGGTTTTAAGCCTTTTGACTTATCAGCAAAAGACAAAACATTAAAACAAAAAATGGATAGTTGGACAAATAGTTTAGCAGCAGGGGAAAATTACACTCAAGTTCCTGTAGTTTTGGTTGATTTTATAGATCAAACAACAACAACGCAGGGAGCGCCAGGAACGACTTGCTCTACTGGCTTTACAACAATAGCAAGTGGTGTCAGAACAGGTTTCTATGCTTGCGTAAAGTCTCCTAGTGCAGATACAGATAATAGAAGTACTGCTGAAGTTTATTTAAGGGGTAATGCACAAGCTCGGCTAATACAAAACGATGAAACTAAAATACGTTACGCTCAGAACAAATCTAGTTATTTTCCGAGTGGAAATATTAAGGTACAGGGACGCAGCTTTGTCTTTACTAAATAG
- the hpsE gene encoding hormogonium polysaccharide biosynthesis glycosyltransferase HpsE, translating into MTDNLDFTVAIPTYNGASRLPELLERLRNQLNTENFSWEIIVVDNNSIDNTAKLVQSYQENWQCPYPLKYCFEVKQGAAYARKKAVEVALGKLIGFLDDDNYPVSNWVAAAYAFAQKYPHAGAYGSQIHPDWEVEPPENFRRITPFLAITERGDIPLLYEPKKRLLPPSAGLVVRRQAWLESVPNQPILTGRVTGNMLTSEDLEMLCYLQKSRWEIWYNPEMEIYHKIPQARLQKDYLIPFFRGIGLSRYVTRMVNIKPWYRPVALVGYIINDLRKIILHLLKYRTKVKHDLVIACEMQLFFSSLISPFYLWKNGYLNSSK; encoded by the coding sequence ATGACTGATAACCTTGATTTTACTGTAGCAATACCAACATACAATGGTGCAAGTCGTTTACCAGAATTATTAGAACGACTGCGAAATCAACTTAACACCGAAAACTTCTCTTGGGAAATTATTGTTGTAGATAACAATAGCATCGATAATACAGCTAAACTTGTCCAAAGTTATCAAGAAAATTGGCAATGCCCATACCCCTTAAAATATTGTTTTGAAGTCAAACAGGGGGCAGCTTATGCTAGAAAAAAAGCCGTTGAAGTCGCTTTAGGCAAACTTATAGGCTTTCTTGATGATGATAATTATCCTGTATCAAACTGGGTAGCAGCAGCTTATGCTTTTGCTCAAAAATATCCTCATGCTGGTGCTTATGGTAGTCAAATTCATCCGGATTGGGAAGTAGAACCACCAGAAAATTTCCGGCGAATCACTCCCTTTTTGGCAATTACAGAACGCGGAGATATACCCCTACTATATGAACCCAAAAAACGATTATTACCTCCTTCGGCTGGGCTTGTTGTGCGCCGCCAAGCTTGGTTAGAAAGTGTACCAAATCAGCCTATTTTAACTGGTAGAGTAACTGGTAATATGCTGACTAGTGAAGATTTAGAAATGTTATGCTACCTCCAAAAATCAAGATGGGAGATTTGGTATAACCCTGAAATGGAAATTTATCATAAAATACCTCAGGCAAGATTACAAAAAGATTATTTAATTCCCTTTTTTAGAGGTATCGGACTTAGCCGCTATGTTACGAGAATGGTAAATATCAAACCTTGGTATAGACCAGTTGCTCTTGTAGGTTACATAATTAATGACCTACGTAAAATTATTTTACATTTACTCAAATATCGAACCAAAGTAAAACATGATTTAGTGATAGCTTGTGAAATGCAATTATTTTTCAGCAGTTTAATTAGTCCTTTCTATCTTTGGAAAAATGGATATTTAAATAGTAGTAAATAA
- a CDS encoding TIGR04282 family arsenosugar biosynthesis glycosyltransferase: MLKSSKSLKQHLIIFTRYPEPGKTKTRMIPALGAVGAANLQREMTEHTISQVKELQKATDISLEVRFSDGNLQLMQNWLGLDLFYQSQGEGDLGLRMARSLFDAFEFGREQVIVIGTDCPDVNSQILTKAFEQLHTCDLVLGPAIDGGYYLIGLRRLIPELFVNINWGTSQVLQQTVDIAEELKISLVYLPPLADVDFPEDLPIWERACSK; encoded by the coding sequence GTGCTGAAATCATCCAAAAGTCTCAAGCAGCACTTAATTATTTTCACTCGTTATCCCGAACCAGGAAAGACAAAAACCAGAATGATACCTGCTTTGGGCGCTGTTGGCGCTGCTAATTTGCAACGAGAAATGACTGAACATACGATATCTCAGGTTAAAGAATTACAAAAAGCAACTGATATATCTTTAGAAGTGCGGTTTAGTGATGGTAATTTGCAGTTAATGCAGAATTGGCTGGGGCTGGATTTATTTTACCAGTCTCAGGGTGAGGGAGATTTGGGTTTACGGATGGCGCGATCGCTTTTCGATGCCTTTGAATTTGGTAGAGAACAAGTAATTGTTATCGGCACTGATTGCCCTGATGTAAATTCCCAGATTCTTACCAAAGCCTTTGAACAACTGCATACCTGTGATCTTGTACTCGGCCCGGCAATTGACGGTGGTTACTATTTGATTGGTTTGCGTCGCCTCATCCCAGAATTATTCGTTAACATCAACTGGGGAACCTCTCAAGTATTGCAACAAACTGTGGACATTGCTGAGGAACTCAAGATATCACTTGTATATTTGCCACCTTTGGCTGATGTTGATTTTCCAGAGGATCTGCCGATTTGGGAACGAGCTTGCTCAAAGTAG
- the nusB gene encoding transcription antitermination factor NusB: protein MQDRKPQQIARELALLSLSQLPINAKKITEEHLPKLVLATVRTLRSEVQDSLDNAAAELQRSSDRLLTSETRASDLNSARTMLKEAIECTQTAINQLGAAVEFPELIQLANQDREVGRYAIQIVKLVNEERVAIDERIGSALVDWQVTRLAQIDKDILRIAVGEMLFLGLPDSVVVNEAVLLAKRYSGDDGHRFINGVLRRVTEQKKTA, encoded by the coding sequence ATGCAAGACAGAAAACCCCAGCAAATTGCTCGTGAATTGGCGCTGTTAAGTCTTAGCCAATTGCCGATAAATGCGAAAAAAATAACCGAAGAACATCTACCCAAGTTGGTGCTAGCAACAGTACGCACCCTCAGATCAGAAGTGCAAGATAGTCTAGATAATGCTGCTGCTGAACTACAACGCAGCAGCGATCGCCTCTTAACTAGCGAAACTCGTGCCTCAGATCTCAATAGTGCTAGAACTATGCTCAAAGAGGCGATTGAATGCACCCAAACAGCAATCAATCAACTGGGTGCAGCAGTTGAATTTCCAGAATTAATTCAGCTAGCTAATCAAGATCGGGAAGTTGGCAGATATGCCATCCAAATTGTCAAACTTGTCAATGAAGAGCGAGTTGCGATCGATGAACGAATCGGTTCTGCTTTGGTAGATTGGCAAGTCACTCGCCTAGCCCAAATCGATAAAGATATCCTCCGCATAGCTGTAGGAGAAATGCTGTTTTTAGGACTTCCAGACAGCGTAGTTGTTAACGAAGCTGTGTTGCTAGCCAAACGTTACAGTGGAGACGATGGTCATCGTTTCATTAACGGTGTTCTACGCCGAGTTACAGAGCAAAAAAAGACTGCATAA